The Pelodiscus sinensis isolate JC-2024 chromosome 4, ASM4963464v1, whole genome shotgun sequence genomic sequence aatatactatatccactagattccccttgtccacatgtttgttgatgccctcagagaactctagcagatcggtaaggcaggatttccctttacagaaaccaggttgactttttcccaacaaattatattcatctatgtgtctgacaattctattccttactatagtttcaactaacttGTTTGGTACTGCTGATAGAActgccggtctgtaattgccaggatcacctctagggcccttttaaatattggcatcacgttacCTATctcccagtcattaggtacagaagatgatttaaatgaTTGGTTATTGCAACTAATAGTTATGCCTTTGAAATCAGTAAGTATTTGCTGAGAATGGTTATCCCAAGTCATCCTCCTCTTCCCAAGTCTTTCCTGTCCATATACGGCTTCAGAAAATATCACAATAACCAAACCACCTTATCATGTCAATAGTATCAATACTCTATTACAAGGCAGCTCCCAGTCCATCATGATAGGACACAGCTGGGATGCCCCCCAATGCTTTGTCCTGCACCTGAGTTTTGCACTGACCATCACCAGCAAATGCTGAGAAGGATCGGGGGACACAAACCCCTCACCCCACCAAGATCTTCTGCTGAGCTGAACCTACCTGGTCTCACAAGGGCCTTCCAGATGGGTTGCCTTTCACTCTCCAAGCTGAGCTCCAGCCTGTCCCCAAAGCCTGGTGTGTAAATCTCCATGAATGGATGTTCGTCTTGGGGGTCCACATAACAGAATTCCATCTCCTGCCATGAAAACAAATTGCTCCATGAGGGATGACTCTGTCAGAGCCAGGAAGTCTGGGCAAAACATGGCCCAGTCACCAGCAGAACCTAGCTCCGGTCTTCAGTCATCTCTTGCCTTGATTACTGCAACCCCCTCACCTCTCTCCTCCAGCGCATCCAAatgcattgtctcaacgacttgactacctgcatccCACTTCAAggacattttaacacaagacttcaaagagaaacctctgaactgccattcatgcttaaatttgacactttacgactgggtctcaacaaagatgctaattaccttacccattacagagatagcttccccaattatcacctctaatatcattagctcacagacattaacttcTCCCACTCATCCccactctgttctgaaatttgatttgtcctttttatatgtgttcagttttttttattgtatcccttaggtatatatggtcgtgccaattttcttccacaatttgatctgaggaggtgggtttggcccatgaaaactcatcacctaataaaccatcttgttagtcattaaagtgctgcatggtcctgtcttttgtttctgataTTTGTAGGCCTTTGAAGCACACAAGATCATTTCTACTCACCTCAGGTGTTACTTCTATATCGGACGGGCTGGATACTAAATAGTGGGAGCCATAGGTTAATGGCTTGATTTTAGGAGGTTTGTGCACACGTATTGATTTGTTCTTCCTTTCATTGTCATCAATTACCTGTAAAGAAGAAGCAGAGTCATTCCTGAGACACACGGCCACAGAAGACATAGCAAGCAGggactgccccagggccaggagcaTCAGCGTAGGGTCCTGGTTCCCcaaactgttgcaaaaaaaaaaagcaaacatgattctgggaaacattaacaggagtgtggtgagcaagacatgagaagtcattcttccattctactctgctctgattaggcctcaattggagtatagtgtccagttctgggcaccaaacttcaagaaagatgtggagaaattggagaaggttcagagaagagcaacaaaaatgatgaaaggtctagaaaacatcagctatgagggaagattgaaagaattgggcttgtttcatttacaaaagagaagacctagaggggacataacagcagctttcaagtatctaaaaaggtgttacaaggaggagggagagaaattgttctccttgacctctgaggctaggacaagaagcaatgggcttaaattgcagcaagggaggtttaggttggacattaggaaaaacttcctgtcagggtggttaagcactggaataaattgcctaggggggttgtggaatctttatcactggagatacgtaagagcaggttagatagacatctgtcagggagggtgtagacagtgcttggtcctgccctgagggcaggggactggactcaatgacctcttgaggtcccttccagttctagtgttctgtgatttccTTCTTGTCCGGGCATGTTGAGAAAGAGGTTTGGCAGTTTGGGGCTCTCCATTTTTcggagagaggagccaggctgctgtggaggagccttgtatccagtccaggagctgttgtgttgcagctacagcctgggactgagagcctgcagtgcttggatctagcaggctgcttcaggggttGCTGActgccctagaggggagagactctTGCTGCACCTGTGGCTGAGGAGGACTATGCAAAAATCAGCACACAGGAGGAGGCTGTAAGTaaatgggctctttgggaaagtgctgcctgagacagacctcagagatattgACTAACTCTGggtcaaagagaggcagagtggccAGCCCAGGGAATCAGAGTGGCTGACgtttggtggagcctgctccagtggcagagcgATTTTGCATTAACACACACAGGTCCTGCACAAGGCTGTCCACTCCAGCTATAGAGCTTCAAGCGTGCCCACACAGGCAagcgtctgggactctgagtgcAGAGCAGTGCGCACTCTGGGGTGAGATAAATGGAGGCACTGAAAATGCCAGCTGATAAGTTCCTATTACTTCTGTGTACTatgttaattgatgttattcactgttaatctgttaaaccctgtttctttaagttgctaagtaaaggtgtgttcattcaaatgtaatcaattagatgtatattatttataattgttgtcctggagttagatccagattagtgctggaataagtttattcctggaggctcccaaggcattCCAGTAAGTGTATACAGGAcaagccaggtggaggcaccatcATCGtatattctttatgagcaagggggtggatagggaatccccaactaaacaacttCACTGCTGAGGTATTCAGGATCTCCTTATGTTAAAACCATCCAGTGCCCAGGCACAcatgagtgtgacctgctcccgacaAACCCGGGAAGGAAAAAGGAGGTTACacttgttttgcaacagtgttacactgctgactcatatttagcttgtggtccactatgacccctagatctccttctgccgtactccttcctagacagttgcttcccattctgtgtgtgagactgattgttccttcctaagtggagcactttgcatttgtctttattaaacttcatcctgtttacctcagaccatttctccaatttgtccagatcattttgaattatgaccctgtcctccagagcagttgcaacccctcccagcttcaaaTAGTGAATCTGGCTCACTTTTGTGGCGTCTCATGCTACAACTAGACGGCAGtgaaggtatcccggaaaagctatgctgtgttcaaagaacacatctgctttttccaaaaaaaaatttggCACCGTCTTTGGCCAACAGTCTTTGGCCAACCCtttaaacctcgttttacaaggaagaagggacgTGTCGAAAgagcaagtttttctgaaatttggcaccgtgtagacgtgccaaattttggaaaagcctctttgtagtgtagacagcctcagtTACCTCTTTCAGTGCACGGATGTCAGGTATCAGGTACAGGTGGAGCGTTATATTTTGAGCCCTGAGTGCCCGGTAGAGCATTGCGGCGCAGTGGATCGGAGGAAATAGGAGAAGTTTGCATTTTTGAGCTACAGCTCCCAACCAGGAGAAGGTGGGGTTCTCCAGCACGGCGTGGAAAGGCATCACTCGCGTTGGCTCCTCCAGCGTCATCCTCCCACAGACAAAATGGGCGACTCGCAGCCAGGTGACGTCAGCCTCTCCCCCTGTGAAGGGACGTCAAAGGGAAGTTGGTTCTATTTTACTGGTTCCATGACAGCCTTGAAAGGCCCTCCAGAGCCTTTCCAAGGGCTGGTCAGGTGAGCTGGCTCACAGGGGAAGTGATGTCCACCAAGCACACGGCTGATACAGGGCTACTCCCACCTACCATAGaacaagggggcagggaggagaaggcGTGACTTGCATCCCAGTCTGATTCCTGATTTTATTCTCCCCCAGAGGCAGCAAACTGCCCCTTTATTCAGGGCTGGTAACTCTGTGGCCTGCGGTTTTTAACAGCCAGCGAATAGGAATTGGGTAATGGCTCTTCCAACCATCTGAGAGCCACCTCGCAGGCCTCCTCTCTTCCATTGTAGAAGCCACCGGAACCAGCCAGAGTAACCCAGTGTCCATAGAGCTGGTCCTTCTAGGATGTTGTTTAAATATGTATCAACTTACTGGGCCCAGCGGCATATACGCACAGGACAGTCTGTTGCTGTGTTAGGTTCTGGTGACTCCAGCAGTAGAAGAGCGGAAGCCAGGTGGATGCTACCCAATTACACCCCACCTATATCCAAGTTGCACCTGCCTGGTTTCCTCATACTCTTAATGTTGGGACAAGCGCAAAGGCACAACAGGCAACTAATGTCGTTATGGTTCTTGACTCCCACTTTTCAGAGGAAGATCCATGACTTTCTCATGACAATAGGCAGAGCAAAAGATACAATCTTGGAGACCCTAGCATCCACCTCCCTTAACTGACCATCCCCCCACTTGCCTTCCTCAGCTCCTCTACCTCCTGGTCAGTGGGAGCACAGTACAGTCCATATCAACAGCGCTAACTCAACCCCCCTCGTCCAATTCTTTGTAAAGTGCCCCACACGACTCTGGTGTATCTAGCAACTCTAACAGCTTGTTACTGACCAAGACCAAACGCCTTCACCCTTCAGCTCTGTGACTTTTGCCCCAGGTTTCTCCACTCCCCTGGTTCTGAAAGTCTTGCAGTCAGTCTTGGAGGACAGTTGTGGTGTTTGTGGGTTTGTGTCATCCTGGTTTGGTACAAAATCACCAACATCAAATGGGTCTGTAGAGCTTTTAGAGTCGTGATTTCTCTGCCATACCTGCCAGGCATAGGAAGTGCGGGAGGTGCAGGGCTGCCACGACCCCAGCTGGTTCTGCCCGGATATTGAACAACGGGCCGGCCACCATCCACTGCTGCTTCTCCAGTTCAGTCTGATGGCAACGCCAGGATTCATACTCATATTCGATGGTCACAGCTGCCGTCACCTCGAACCCCAATTCAGTTCTAGAGCATCTAAAGGAGCCTGCCTGTCGGAAGTTAACCCTGCCCAgcaaagggagaggaaggaagagcaTTAAATTGTGTTAGATGCAAAGTGCCCATCAGTGTTATCAGCCCAACAGAGTGAGTGGtttgtgggggcagagggcaggataAAGGATATACAGACAGCCCCTGACTTGCAATgtgattggttcctggggaagtgtTGCAAGTTGGGGGCGTCATAACTTGAACCCTTGTTTGCAATAGGCGCCGTGCGCTGTCATAAATGGGGGCCAAcgacataagtcgggggtttcagccccttccacacttacaaaaatggttgtaagtgcggggggtcgTAAGTCGAGCAGTCAGAAGTCGGGGGTTTCCTGTACATTTAATTTACTATCCAGTTGAGTTTCCCCCAGTACGACTCATTTTTCCAGAcatggatgcagataccaatttgtATCTAGAAACCtgcaagtttgcagatatctGAATCTTTGGATCTGGATAGTTGCAGACCTTTTTTGTGGCtgaagatacaaattttgtagctGGGCAAGACTCTAGGTACAGGACTCACAACTATAATACACTACCCACCCACTGAATTTTTATTCAAGAGAAAGGTGACTTACCAAAATCACATTGCTGGGTACAGAACCTAGCAGTCCCCCATCACTAGATCTTAAacgcagagccagggacagagcaCAGGACTGCCTCCTGACCCCCTCACCCCATCTCACCCACTAGACCCTCGTACACTGATTGTCTAAAAGTTAACTTAGAAAAGACACTGATTTTAGCTCATAACAAGCAGACCAATAGCACAATCAGATCTGGGCAATATACAGCTCAGCATACTAATGCTCCCATCCCCATCTCAACAGTCTCTAGACAAATGTGTGATATGGGTCTCAAATATCTCCTAAGATTTCTATAAATCTAAGCaggactgcccctcccccacaatagAGCATGTTTAACCTGTTATTTTCATAGGCTGATAACTTGGACCACATTTAGGTAGATTTTCAAATCTGTAAAAGGTCCTTAGCaaatttcaagtccctggtcTAAAGCATGGAGGTGCTAGAGCTTCTCAAGGAAACacctgtaagatttttttttttaacatgggctAAACAACACTTGCCCCTATTATTATTTTCCAAAACAGCGGAACCATTTAGCTGATAGTTTCTCCAAAAATGTAGCCTGACGCAGAAACCCAGTGTGGAAAATTTCACTTTAAATTTTGGCAAAATTGTAAGGACCCGAAAACGGTCTCAATGGAAATTGTCAAGCAACTTCCAGTCATTATCAATGCCAATGAAATAACGCCCCCAGCTCTGACCTGTATGTTTTCTGGTTCGTCTGTGGGTCTAGCAAAATCTCTGGCTTTACTTCTTCTGCAAAATCCTACAAGGAACACATCTGTGTTAACTTGGCCCAGGAAGGGTTGGGAGCTGGACGGTTCTTGTGACAAGAAAGACGTGTTAGCTAGAGGcagggtgctgtacaaacccgtCAGTGAGCGACCTGCCCTGGCTGCCAAAACACTCCCCAAGCCTGAATCACCTTGTGACTTGATTAGTCTGCTCCCACCCTCCGGTCCATTCAGCGTGCTGCTGCTAAATGCCCCATCGTCCTAGCCTGTTGCTCTGTCTACCAGAGCCTTCATTTGCAATGGGGTACTGGGGACAGCTGGCCCTGGCTTCTCACCGGACTTCAGGCTTCATTCTGatttcctgctcccctcccgtcCCAATCTCAGTGAGAATGAGGCTACTGATTGTCCTTGTGCAATGACACCCCTTTTCCAAAGAGCCaccacctcccactgctcccagggggaATGAAGAGAAGCTCTCCTTCCAAAGGTGGGGGCAGTGATCTGCAGTCAGATCTGTGTCTTTCAAATCAGTTACATTTCATTTAGAACTATGGACTCTGCTTAGGCGATCACAATCCCATGGGTACTGTGTGGCCTCACTCCTGACATGGTAAAagttatttgggtttttttgtagcTAGAACCTTTTACTCTGAACCCCCTGGTTTGTAGTGCCTGGTTTTGGGGGAGTTACGACATGTCTGGTTTTTTACCCTTAAATTACTGATCCATTCTTAATATTAATTCCATTTTCATGCAGTTTTTGTTTGGGAATTTTATGCCGGGCTTCACTCACTGGAGATTTATTAGCAATTTAGCAAGAGCCAGAATAGACTCCCTCTTGCTCTCTTCACTGTGTTGATTTTATGGGTTCACAGGAGCAAAAACTCTTTGCTATTACTCCCAGCAGCAGTTTGGGTCTGAGACacactgggaccagctctgtcAAAGCCCAAAGGGCCACCATCTTGGGTAGAACTGCacctaaaggctacgtctagactggcatgattttccggaaattcttttaatggaaaagttttccgttaaaagcattttcagaaaagcacgtctagattggcacggacgcttttccgcaaaagcactttttgcagaaaagcgtccgtggccaatctagatgcgcttttcctcaaaaaagccctgatcgccattttcgccattggggtttttttgcggaaaacaaatctgagctgtcaacactggccctttcgcgcaaaagtttttcgggaaaagacttttgcctgaacaggagcagcatagtatttccgcaaaaagcactgacaatcttacatgagatcgtcagtgcttttgtggaaattcaagcggcccgtgtagacagctggcaagtttttccggaaaagcggctgattttccggaaaaactggccagtctagacacagccaagttgtTTGTATCCCCTCCGATTCTTCTTCTACTTCCTTACCTCTTGAGCTTTGATCCGAGCATATAAACACCTGCTTGTAGTTTCCACTGAGTTACATAGTGTCCCgtgtggaggcctccccacagAGCAGACACACTGACAGTGTGAGACAGGGCCCAGACACAACAACGACAGAACATACACAATCCCCTACCTGCTCTCCGCAACACAAGTCACATTTGTTCTTTTCCTGGGAGTCTGAAGCGGGGTCTTCACTCCAGCTTCTCactcctgctgcagagggaaAGTACTGGGTCAGGtaatacataagaacagccagactgggtcagaccaaaggtccatctagaccagtgtcctgtctgccgacagtggccaatgccaggtaccccagagggagtgaacacaacagggaatcttcaattgatccctttcctgtcatccattcccagcttctgacaaacagaggccagggacacctttcctacacAGCCTGGCTAATAataactattgatggacctaacctctcaGAGGCAGGTTCGGTGGTATACCaacacatcaagtgacagtcccAAGGGGGCTCCCAGTGAAAGACACCCGCACCGGTAAAAATAATAGTGGTTGTGGGCCACTGGAATTGGCTTCTGCAATTTTTCTCATTCTCCAAGCATGGAAGGTCTGAGGCCACCCAGAAAAATTATTTAAGAGATGAGTTAAAATCCACTTCACCAGCCTAGTCCATGCAGTAGCGTATTATATCTATGCAAACATATGGGGCAAAGGTGACTAGTGTTAAAATAATGGCCAGATCTCTGATCTCACGGCTTTTTTGGGTTTCAGTTCAAATGGGCGCTGTTCCCATCTTCATCACATCTATAATAGAGAGGAGCAAAATACTGGGGGGAAATTCCAACGTTTCAAAGTTTTTTCACCTGAATTGGGACAAAAGTTGTAATAGCAAAACTATGGGCTGAGCAAGTTCTGAAAATTTTTATTCCGAAAAGGTGAAATGATTCCCTCTGGCATTTTCAGTTGAAAGTAAACATGCCAACATTCctgaatcaaaatgtttcatattATTTTGTTGAATTAACCAAATACTTTTTCTGGAGTCAGTTCAATGATAAACTGCATTTCCCTGTAATGGTGCACTGCTTCAGTGGAAGTTGTCTGATGACCCCACTTTCCCCTTTGGGCTGGGATCCCTGAgcaaactacatctcccatgatgcatcagCAGACGTGTGACTCCCACAGTACACTGCAGGATCAGCAGGGATTTGGCATGGCATCATAGCTGATATCAGCAGTTCTGAACCTTTTTCGGTCCACTTACCCCTTGGTCTCAGCTAAATACATCACGTACCCCTCTCAGGTAAAATGTCCATTTACAAATGGTATAGTATGATTTTTTTGTATAGAAAAAATCAATAAATTATCTATACTTGAACCTCACGTATCATGTGCTCCTTGGGGATCCACGGACCCCCGGTTCAGAACCCGTGGTCGATGTAGTCTGGCCAGGGAGCTTAGGCAATAGAATGAATGGGGACTTGAACTGCCACTCCCATAAGGCAGTGTGCCACTGGAAGTGCATCTTAATGCTGAACTGACTCAATGGATCAATTCAACAAACCAAAATACATTGATTCAGctgaaactgaaatattttgtttcatgtttttccaatggaaaaatgaaaacacattcagcaaattcaaaatatttcccagggaatcttttcaatagaaaatgaagtctctgaaaaattaaaaataattctgaaagAAAATTCCCAGCCAGCTCTAATATATAAAGGTTTTCTCACCCTTGTGcattcttttatgttttgtgagATTGGAGCAGCcactgaagctcttcccacatTTGCCACATATATAGGGCCTCTCTCCGGTGTGGATTTTCTGATGGCGGACAAAGCTGGAGCGGTCACCAAAGCTCTTCTTACATTCACTACATGAATAGGGTTTCTCTCcggtgtggattctctgatggcGGACAAAGCTGGAACGGTCACCAAAGCTCTTCTTACATTCACTACATGAATAGGGTTTCTCTCCGGTGTGGATCCTCTGATGGCGGACAAAGCTGGAACGGTCACCAAAGCTCTTCTCACATTCACTACATGGATAGGGTTTCTCTCCGGTGTGACGTCTCTGGTGTATCCTTAGAGAACCGTTGGTCGTGAAACGTTTCCCACACTCGGAACATTTAAAAggtttctctccagtgtggattctctggtgtaTCCCTAGGTATCCCTTGGTCGTGAAGCTCTTCCCACATTCAGAGCACTTATAGGATTTCTCTCtggtgtggattctctgatgctgGACCAAGCTCACTTTCTGATGGAAGCTCATCCCACACTTAACGCACGTAAAGGGTTTCTCTCcggtgtggattctctgatggtGAGTGAGGCTCAAGtggtcactgaagcttttcccacacttgGGGCACTCACAGAGCTTCTCTCCATTGTGGGTTTTCTGATGGCGGACGAGGGCTGAGTTCAGACCGAAACTCTTCCCACACTCAGGACAGCTGTAAGGCTTCAGTCCCAGGTGGAGTCTCTCATGCCGTTTGCAATTGGAGCTGTCATTGAAGCTCTTCCCACATTTCCCACACTtgtagggtttctctcctgtgtggattcgcTGGTGCCGAATaaggtttgacttctgactgaatCCCTTCCCACATTCAGAGCATATGTGAGGTCTTTCCTCCTTTTGGATTTGTAGGTGGAGAATCCTTTCTCTGATTGTGATTTTCCTGGAATGCCTTTTGGAGGGACTGAGTTCCCCACGTCTCTCTCCCACTGGGTCACCCAGctgctgtgctgccctgcccGGACTCTGGCTGGCATCTCCCTCCTCAGAACTCTGGGATCTCCCTGAGAATGTCCCATGCGGCTCTGCTCCGACAGGCCCTTCCCCCTGGGAATTCTCCTCCTTGTTCTCGCTCGCCTGGTGGGCACACTCTGGAACTAGAACACAACAGTCAGCAACTCGGGCATTTATCTTTCGCAAGCCCTGCCATAAAGCTCATCTTTCCAGTTACACTGATACACTGAACCagcagtgggggagaagggaccAGGGGAGACTGCTGCAAAACAGGTTcgctacagacagaggctgccctcgtggaccagctcccacctgccaccctgtgctgccgcctctgtaactgctaaaatttgatgcggttaTATGttgggatataagcgactaggcAACTAGTCAACCACCCCAACAGtaaatgcttatcgggtagttgagtaggaactcgactagtcacttctccctcccccccacaaacacttgctgcctctaaaacccggttccccccagcactgtctctgcgggaggcacaggaggcagagggcagcagggaaatGGTGCAAACAGGGATTGAATCAGTCCTGCTTACACCGGTCCCATCTgttgcgcctctgcctttgaaatgtataagagccgtCTGAAAGGGAGAGATGAAGTGGGATAGCGAGTGTCCTCCCcatattgactaatcaagtagttgatggaaattccatcgattgcttgattagctgattaatcgacatttaacatccctagttacacaattattcattgACTCACTATCTAACACCCCTAGGCAGGCACAGTGAGTCAGGAAGAAGGACCAGTAGAACAAGTTGGGATGAGTGCAGGAAAGGGACGTAaggtcaggggcggatatagggcagggcgaacggggcggctgccccgggccccgcgctttgaaaagccccgcgcatgtgccgtggcaaagggggggccccgcggagttatgctgcctggggccccgcaaaacagtcatctgcccctgcgtaGGGTGCACCAGAATGGGTTACAGGCCGTGTCCTCGGCAGGCAGTATGCTTTGGTTTGCTTGAACAGTTGACCCTGGGTGATTTTCAGCTCTCAGCAACTCTTGCCCTCACCTTAGCAAATGCCTCtagctcaggagtgggcaatGAAACGCAGCAGCTCACTAGGGTTAGCCCCAGCTGCTGTATTTACTTGCACCTCCCCCGGTATgggccactgcagctcccattggctggctacaacaatccgcagccaatgggagctgtgatccccgTACCTGCAGTGGTGCAAGGGGAGACGTAGGGAGAgggtgtaaccaccaccagctAGAAAttaacctaggacctctggagcttagtacatgagcttgcactataaagccagctggctctggggcgcTAGAGATCTCTTGTTCTTACTTCTctctaagtggtctcagtgccactccggGGCCAGTGACCCAAGCCCAGTTGGCATGTGGGCTACACAGGGACCCACCAGGAGCTAACACTGGCAGATCGGATGCAGCCAGTGGGCTGGTACTTTCCCATCCCTGCTAggtcctgctcccagccactgccctgtgTGGCAGATCCCTAGGCAACAGGGCATGTGAGAgacaaggggaagggggagggctagCGGTCAGGACAGGTCTCGAAGTTTATGTGTCACTCCCAGGCTTTCCCCAGCTCTCTGCGCTGCTGAATCCCCGCCCCCGCCTTCCCACTGGCCTGCAGCATCCTCCAGCCGGCAGAGCAGAGCGAAGGGACGGAGGCGGCTGGTTCCCCGCCTGGGGTCACGAccggccagggctgggctccgtgtCCGGCCGGGCTTTGCCCTGGATCGGGCTCTGCTGGCGCCTTAGGGAGCCTTTTCCaacccccgtccctccccccaaGTCAGGCACAGCCGGGGCGCCCGGAGGCAGCGAGGGACACGCGGGGCTCGGGGGGAAACGAAAGCGAAAGCAGGAGCCCAAGGCGCTGGCGGGGACATGGGGGCCCCGATCCTGCAGGAAAG encodes the following:
- the LOC102460023 gene encoding uncharacterized protein LOC102460023 isoform X2; the encoded protein is MGGPQVIWLLETLEELKSKKLAALKVSLARVPLRGGYERIPSARLVPADPIGLSHLLNKYYGPLYAHRLVARALGSTRRPSAVPECAHQASENKEENSQGEGPVGAEPHGTFSGRSQSSEEGDASQSPGRAAQQLGDPVGERRGELSPSKRHSRKITIRERILHLQIQKEERPHICSECGKGFSQKSNLIRHQRIHTGEKPYKCGKCGKSFNDSSNCKRHERLHLGLKPYSCPECGKSFGLNSALVRHQKTHNGEKLCECPKCGKSFSDHLSLTHHQRIHTGEKPFTCVKCGMSFHQKVSLVQHQRIHTREKSYKCSECGKSFTTKGYLGIHQRIHTGEKPFKCSECGKRFTTNGSLRIHQRRHTGEKPYPCSECEKSFGDRSSFVRHQRIHTGEKPYSCSECKKSFGDRSSFVRHQRIHTGEKPYSCSECKKSFGDRSSFVRHQKIHTGERPYICGKCGKSFSGCSNLTKHKRMHKGVRSWSEDPASDSQEKNKCDLCCGEQDFAEEVKPEILLDPQTNQKTYRVNFRQAGSFRCSRTELGFEVTAAVTIEYEYESWRCHQTELEKQQWMVAGPLFNIRAEPAGVVAALHLPHFLCLAGGEADVTWLRVAHFVCGRMTLEEPTRVMPFHAVLENPTFSWLGAVAQKCKLLLFPPIHCAAMLYRALRAQNITLHLYLIPDIRALKEVIDDNERKNKSIRVHKPPKIKPLTYGSHYLVSSPSDIEVTPEEMEFCYVDPQDEHPFMEIYTPGFGDRLELSLESERQPIWKALVRPGDIEPGSPPAQRHTGGGRRKTKRDHLLATLKDLQKAELKEFKSELTDMELEEHHTHIPRRDLEKAGPVEITQLLIGHYTERDAAGVTVKVLDAINRRDLAEKLRRATTMAGQE
- the LOC102460023 gene encoding uncharacterized protein LOC102460023 isoform X1, whose translation is MGGPQVIWLLETLEELKSKKLAALKVSLARVPLRGGYERIPSARLVPADPIGLSHLLNKYYGPLYAHRLVARALGSTRRPSAVPECAHQASENKEENSQGEGPVGAEPHGTFSGRSQSSEEGDASQSPGRAAQQLGDPVGERRGELSPSKRHSRKITIRERILHLQIQKEERPHICSECGKGFSQKSNLIRHQRIHTGEKPYKCGKCGKSFNDSSNCKRHERLHLGLKPYSCPECGKSFGLNSALVRHQKTHNGEKLCECPKCGKSFSDHLSLTHHQRIHTGEKPFTCVKCGMSFHQKVSLVQHQRIHTREKSYKCSECGKSFTTKGYLGIHQRIHTGEKPFKCSECGKRFTTNGSLRIHQRRHTGEKPYPCSECEKSFGDRSSFVRHQRIHTGEKPYSCSECKKSFGDRSSFVRHQRIHTGEKPYSCSECKKSFGDRSSFVRHQKIHTGERPYICGKCGKSFSGCSNLTKHKRMHKAGVRSWSEDPASDSQEKNKCDLCCGEQDFAEEVKPEILLDPQTNQKTYRVNFRQAGSFRCSRTELGFEVTAAVTIEYEYESWRCHQTELEKQQWMVAGPLFNIRAEPAGVVAALHLPHFLCLAGGEADVTWLRVAHFVCGRMTLEEPTRVMPFHAVLENPTFSWLGAVAQKCKLLLFPPIHCAAMLYRALRAQNITLHLYLIPDIRALKEVIDDNERKNKSIRVHKPPKIKPLTYGSHYLVSSPSDIEVTPEEMEFCYVDPQDEHPFMEIYTPGFGDRLELSLESERQPIWKALVRPGDIEPGSPPAQRHTGGGRRKTKRDHLLATLKDLQKAELKEFKSELTDMELEEHHTHIPRRDLEKAGPVEITQLLIGHYTERDAAGVTVKVLDAINRRDLAEKLRRATTMAGQE